In Sphingobium sp. EP60837, one genomic interval encodes:
- a CDS encoding SDR family NAD(P)-dependent oxidoreductase, with translation MVKLLEGRTALVTGGGQGVGQGIARALAEAGANVAIAQRNADQGEEEVRYLCDTHGVDAFFTRTDVTKRAEVEAMVEAAHKRFGRLDILVNNAGGSFPKRIEKHTDEEMEGSFALNYYAVFWAMQAAFPIMKAQGYGRVINLGSLNGVNAHMFTVAYNASKEAMRALTRTAAVEWGPSGITCNVICPSATSPQAKDYFAANPEMTEAILRQVPAGRFGDAEKDIGPVAVFLASEGGGYMSGNTLFADGGAQVNGVAWRPAVED, from the coding sequence ATGGTCAAGCTGCTGGAAGGGCGCACCGCGCTTGTTACCGGAGGCGGGCAGGGCGTGGGCCAGGGTATTGCTCGCGCCCTTGCCGAGGCTGGCGCAAATGTTGCGATTGCTCAGCGCAACGCCGACCAGGGTGAAGAAGAAGTACGCTATTTGTGCGACACGCACGGCGTCGATGCCTTTTTCACCCGGACCGATGTGACCAAGCGCGCAGAGGTCGAGGCGATGGTGGAAGCCGCGCATAAGCGCTTCGGACGTCTGGATATCCTCGTGAACAACGCAGGAGGCAGCTTTCCTAAGCGGATCGAAAAGCACACTGACGAAGAAATGGAAGGTTCCTTCGCCCTCAACTATTACGCCGTGTTCTGGGCAATGCAGGCTGCTTTCCCGATCATGAAGGCACAAGGCTATGGCCGCGTCATCAACCTGGGTTCGCTGAACGGGGTGAACGCGCACATGTTTACCGTCGCCTATAACGCGAGCAAGGAAGCGATGCGCGCGCTGACCCGAACAGCGGCGGTGGAATGGGGCCCGTCGGGTATTACGTGCAACGTCATCTGTCCGTCCGCGACCAGCCCGCAGGCGAAAGACTATTTCGCGGCCAATCCGGAAATGACCGAAGCGATCCTTCGCCAGGTCCCGGCAGGCCGCTTTGGCGATGCGGAGAAGGATATAGGCCCGGTTGCCGTGTTCCTGGCCAGCGAAGGCGGCGGCTATATGAGCGGCAACACCCTGTTCGCAGATGGCGGAGCTCAGGTGAACGGCGTCGCCTGGCGGCCTGCGGTAGAGGATTGA
- a CDS encoding SDR family NAD(P)-dependent oxidoreductase, whose translation MERLKGKRAVVTGGAQGIGAAIARRLAAEGARVAVLDLDAGAAGAALPAPHVGIACNVADSASVDRAFAEVKQALGGIDVLVNNAGRGSAPGDGMDRYYAAQAERGEQLARGETPSTFVDQTIHCEDEGWAGVLAVTLDGTFKCSRAAVRLMVEQGSGGAIVNIGSTSAVKGDGPIPYCAAKAAVLGMTRAMARELADRGIRVNAVNPGATETPIYATLPVETKDMIAADSLMKRLAHPDEIAGAVAFLAGDDGSFATGSIVTVNGGAYFS comes from the coding sequence ATGGAAAGACTGAAGGGAAAGCGCGCAGTCGTGACCGGCGGCGCGCAAGGGATCGGTGCGGCCATCGCCCGCCGCCTCGCAGCAGAAGGCGCGCGGGTCGCGGTGCTGGATCTCGATGCGGGAGCCGCAGGCGCGGCCCTGCCCGCGCCGCATGTGGGGATCGCCTGCAACGTCGCGGATAGCGCGTCGGTCGATCGCGCCTTCGCCGAGGTGAAGCAGGCGCTCGGCGGCATCGATGTGCTGGTCAATAATGCCGGGCGGGGCAGCGCCCCGGGCGACGGTATGGACCGCTATTATGCGGCGCAGGCCGAGCGCGGCGAGCAACTGGCCCGTGGCGAAACGCCCTCCACCTTCGTCGATCAGACCATCCATTGCGAGGATGAGGGCTGGGCGGGCGTGCTGGCGGTCACTCTGGACGGCACGTTCAAGTGCAGCCGCGCGGCGGTTCGACTGATGGTGGAGCAGGGTAGCGGCGGCGCGATCGTCAATATCGGATCGACCTCAGCGGTGAAGGGTGATGGACCCATACCCTATTGCGCGGCCAAGGCAGCAGTGCTTGGCATGACGCGGGCCATGGCGCGCGAACTCGCGGATCGCGGCATAAGGGTCAATGCGGTCAATCCTGGCGCGACCGAAACACCGATCTATGCGACCCTCCCGGTCGAGACCAAGGACATGATCGCGGCTGACAGCCTGATGAAGCGACTGGCTCACCCCGATGAAATAGCCGGGGCGGTGGCCTTTCTCGCGGGCGACGACGGCAGCTTCGCCACCGGCAGCATCGTGACTGTTAATGGCGGCGCATATTTTTCCTAA
- a CDS encoding SDR family NAD(P)-dependent oxidoreductase — MQALEGKAAIVTGGARGVAKGVATAFVKAGANVLIVDREEELGRATEAELRALGGEVHFLQIDLAQRAQLAKIVEAAIGHFGKLDILVNAAQASRQLPLAETSDEAMDISFDTGFWPTFVLMREAYPHLVESKGSVINFATGAAFDAIPTQGSYCAAKEAIRAISKVAASEWGVDGVRVNIICPFANSPGVMAWKEWAPDDYNTQISKVALKRIGDCEKDIGSAAVFLASDAAGYITGQTLMVDGGQTKAF, encoded by the coding sequence ATGCAGGCATTGGAGGGTAAGGCGGCGATCGTCACCGGCGGCGCACGTGGCGTAGCCAAGGGCGTGGCAACTGCTTTCGTCAAGGCAGGCGCAAATGTGCTGATCGTCGATCGCGAGGAGGAGCTTGGCCGCGCGACTGAGGCGGAATTGCGAGCGCTCGGCGGAGAGGTACACTTCCTGCAAATCGATCTGGCGCAACGCGCGCAACTGGCCAAGATCGTCGAGGCGGCGATCGGTCATTTCGGCAAGCTCGACATTTTGGTCAACGCGGCGCAGGCGTCGCGGCAATTACCGCTGGCGGAAACCTCCGACGAAGCGATGGACATCTCCTTCGACACGGGCTTCTGGCCGACGTTCGTCCTGATGCGTGAAGCCTATCCGCATCTGGTAGAGAGCAAGGGCAGCGTCATCAATTTCGCCACAGGCGCAGCATTCGACGCCATCCCCACTCAAGGTTCATATTGTGCCGCCAAGGAAGCGATCCGCGCCATCTCCAAGGTGGCCGCCAGCGAATGGGGCGTGGACGGTGTGCGGGTGAATATTATCTGCCCCTTCGCGAACTCACCCGGCGTCATGGCCTGGAAAGAATGGGCGCCCGACGATTACAATACGCAGATCAGCAAGGTCGCTTTGAAACGTATCGGCGATTGCGAAAAAGATATTGGATCAGCCGCCGTTTTCTTGGCAAGCGACGCCGCAGGCTATATCACCGGCCAAACGCTGATGGTGGACGGGGGCCAGACCAAGGCTTTCTGA
- a CDS encoding FAD-dependent oxidoreductase, translating into MTEISLHRPYPAAKVQQWDFETDVAVIGFGATGACAAIEAAQGGARVMLFERGSGSGGASALSGGEIYIGGGGGTDAQRAGGFKDSTEDLAAYLKAAGGPCADEAKCDLYAQESLNHYAWLKEQGIPYRGNFLPGKHIEPTDDSTLIWSGSEAAWPFCNIAKPAPRGHVIAHMGWGGGRPLIDILEARARSLGVEVTTDARAVALVQNEDRRVVGVVVRIDNVNRFVRAARGVVLATGGFAFNEAMRRRYCPETFKISSPIGDQDDGVGIELGVGAGGDAIHMEQFFTTCPWTMPEPQAHGVFVNQAGQRFINEDCYHGRVSRVAVDQMGDQVYLLLDIAHFDEPLPMAAMTIAGTGETWEEVEAELEMAPGTLSATMTFYNAHAREGRDPLFHKLPPILKPLEHGPFVALELNFATSYFSFFTLGGLRTSTDGEVLDRAGAPVAGLFAAGRCTSGLPAWGHGYSSGLSLADCTFFGRQAGRNAAKG; encoded by the coding sequence GTGACCGAAATATCGCTTCATCGCCCCTATCCCGCCGCTAAGGTGCAGCAGTGGGATTTCGAAACGGACGTCGCTGTCATTGGCTTTGGCGCGACCGGCGCCTGCGCGGCGATTGAGGCCGCTCAGGGCGGTGCGCGCGTGATGCTGTTCGAACGTGGTTCGGGCAGCGGCGGCGCGTCGGCCCTGTCGGGTGGTGAAATCTATATCGGCGGTGGTGGCGGCACCGATGCGCAGCGCGCCGGCGGGTTCAAGGATTCGACCGAGGACCTCGCAGCTTATCTGAAGGCCGCGGGCGGACCTTGTGCGGATGAGGCGAAATGCGATCTCTATGCGCAAGAATCGCTCAACCATTATGCGTGGTTAAAAGAGCAGGGCATTCCCTATCGAGGCAATTTTTTACCCGGCAAACATATCGAGCCGACTGACGATTCCACTCTGATCTGGTCTGGCAGCGAGGCTGCCTGGCCTTTTTGCAACATCGCCAAGCCCGCGCCGCGCGGCCATGTGATCGCTCATATGGGTTGGGGTGGCGGGCGGCCGCTGATCGACATATTGGAAGCCCGCGCACGTTCGCTGGGTGTCGAAGTCACGACCGACGCCCGCGCCGTCGCTCTTGTGCAGAATGAAGACCGGCGCGTCGTCGGCGTCGTTGTGCGCATCGACAATGTCAACCGCTTCGTGCGCGCAGCCAGGGGTGTGGTGCTCGCCACCGGCGGCTTTGCGTTCAACGAGGCGATGCGCCGCCGCTACTGCCCGGAAACCTTCAAGATCAGCAGCCCGATCGGCGACCAGGACGACGGCGTCGGCATTGAATTGGGCGTGGGCGCTGGCGGTGACGCAATCCATATGGAGCAATTCTTCACCACCTGTCCCTGGACGATGCCCGAGCCGCAGGCTCATGGCGTCTTCGTCAATCAGGCGGGTCAGCGTTTTATCAACGAGGACTGCTACCACGGTCGCGTCAGCCGCGTGGCCGTCGATCAGATGGGCGACCAGGTTTACCTCCTCCTCGATATCGCCCATTTCGACGAGCCGCTGCCGATGGCTGCCATGACGATTGCAGGCACCGGCGAGACCTGGGAAGAGGTGGAGGCTGAACTGGAGATGGCGCCGGGTACGCTATCCGCGACCATGACCTTCTACAACGCTCATGCGCGTGAAGGACGCGACCCGCTGTTCCATAAGCTCCCGCCGATCCTGAAGCCGCTGGAGCATGGCCCCTTCGTCGCGCTGGAGCTGAATTTCGCGACCAGCTATTTCAGCTTCTTCACCTTGGGCGGCCTGCGGACATCGACCGATGGCGAAGTGCTGGACCGCGCAGGCGCGCCAGTCGCCGGCCTATTCGCCGCGGGACGCTGCACGTCTGGCCTGCCTGCATGGGGACATGGCTATAGCTCCGGTCTCAGTCTTGCCGATTGCACCTTCTTCGGCCGTCAGGCAGGGCGGAACGCTGCAAAAGGCTGA
- a CDS encoding flavin-containing monooxygenase — protein sequence MSTDLGRQGLRFAIIGGGMAGILAAIRLRQAGEKFTVYEKAGRLGGTWRENRYPGLTCDVPAHAYTYSFEPYAEWDAYYAKGGEIQTYFEKTAEKYGIMPHVRFDSEVVSAVWDEEKGFWRLGLVTGEEVVAEVVIAASGVLHHPKLPDLEGLDSFKGRAFHSARWQDDAPVDGARVGIIGNGSTGVQIVTALSTRASRLVHFQRSPQWIMPVPYFQYSEEEKEAFRREPALIDEIRNNKEYWDNIYRFTHAITDTHGPEIAAIEAACLDNLENSIRDPELKEKLRPNYRAACKRLIYSWSYYDAVQRPIVEVERDRIARIEPEGVRLADGRLHELDTLVLATGFHADRFIRPTTVLGRDGVSLDDIWSVRPTAYYAVTIPGFPNFFMLNGPTGPVGNFSLIDIAERQWGYIDQLLGLLRSGEAQTIEPRAEAHAGYEERRIAAARTTIFGSGCNSWYLDATGVPSSWPWSYEAFADAMSAPVMEDYAMTVEAELVAR from the coding sequence TTGTCCACCGATCTGGGCCGCCAGGGTCTGCGCTTCGCCATTATCGGAGGCGGCATGGCCGGCATTTTGGCCGCCATCCGCCTGCGCCAGGCCGGAGAGAAATTCACCGTCTATGAAAAGGCTGGTCGGCTAGGCGGGACTTGGCGGGAGAACCGCTATCCCGGCCTGACTTGTGACGTGCCCGCGCACGCATACACTTATAGTTTCGAGCCCTATGCCGAATGGGATGCCTATTACGCCAAGGGTGGCGAGATTCAGACCTATTTCGAAAAGACGGCAGAGAAATACGGCATCATGCCGCATGTCCGATTCGACAGCGAAGTCGTGTCCGCTGTCTGGGACGAGGAAAAGGGCTTCTGGCGGTTGGGCCTCGTCACTGGCGAAGAGGTGGTGGCCGAAGTGGTCATTGCCGCGTCAGGCGTGCTCCACCATCCCAAGCTGCCGGACTTAGAGGGGCTGGACAGCTTCAAGGGCCGCGCATTCCATAGCGCCCGCTGGCAGGATGATGCGCCGGTCGATGGCGCTCGGGTGGGTATTATTGGCAATGGTTCGACCGGCGTGCAGATCGTCACTGCGCTCAGTACGCGCGCGTCCCGCCTGGTTCATTTCCAGCGTTCTCCGCAATGGATCATGCCGGTTCCGTATTTCCAATATAGCGAGGAGGAAAAGGAAGCCTTCCGCCGCGAACCCGCGCTGATCGACGAGATCCGCAACAACAAGGAATATTGGGACAATATCTATCGCTTCACCCACGCCATAACCGATACCCACGGACCGGAGATCGCGGCGATTGAGGCGGCTTGTCTCGATAATCTCGAAAACAGCATCCGCGATCCTGAGTTAAAGGAAAAGCTGCGCCCCAATTATCGCGCGGCTTGCAAGCGGCTGATCTACTCATGGTCCTATTATGACGCCGTGCAGCGCCCCATTGTCGAAGTGGAGCGTGACCGCATCGCTCGCATCGAACCGGAAGGCGTGCGACTGGCAGATGGACGGCTGCACGAACTCGACACGCTGGTGCTGGCGACCGGATTCCATGCGGATCGCTTCATCCGCCCGACGACTGTGCTGGGTCGTGATGGGGTTTCGCTGGACGATATCTGGTCGGTTCGGCCGACGGCCTATTATGCGGTGACGATCCCAGGCTTCCCCAACTTCTTCATGCTGAATGGTCCTACTGGCCCGGTGGGCAACTTCTCCCTGATCGATATTGCAGAGCGGCAATGGGGCTATATTGACCAGCTGCTGGGGCTGCTACGCAGCGGCGAGGCGCAAACCATCGAACCGCGCGCGGAAGCTCATGCCGGCTATGAGGAACGGCGGATCGCTGCGGCGCGCACGACCATCTTCGGGTCGGGCTGCAATAGCTGGTATCTCGACGCGACCGGTGTGCCTTCCAGCTGGCCCTGGAGCTATGAGGCGTTCGCCGACGCCATGTCAGCGCCGGTCATGGAGGATTATGCGATGACGGTGGAGGCAGAATTGGTCGCGCGGTGA